The sequence GGCGCGGTGGCGCTGATTCGACTCTCGGGGGCGCGGGCGGTGATCATCGCTCGCGCCCTTGGTGCATATGCGTCGGGCCAACCCGAGGCACGCCATGCCCTGCGCGCGATGCTGCACGATCCGCACACGCACGAGCCACTCGACGACGTGCTCGTCACCTGGTTCGCGCCGCCGCGCTCCTATACCGGCGAAGAGGTCGTGGAGATCACGACACATGGCGGCACCATCGCGCCCAGTCGTGTGCAGGCCGCGTGCATTGCCGCGGGGGCCCGTCCGGCACTGCCCGGGGAGTTCACGCGCCGTGCGGTGCTCAATGGACGTCTCGATCTACTGCAGGCCGAAGCCGTCGCCGACATCATCGATGCACGCACCTCGGCCATGCAGGAACAGGCGCTGGCACAACTCGATGGTGGACTCTCGCGGCGGCTGCTCGCACTGCGCGAGGACGTGGTGCATCTGGAAGCGCTGATCGCCTACGACATCGACTTCCCCGAAGAAGACGACGGACCGATCGCGCGATCGCGGGTCACCGATGCGGCCCGATCCCTGCGGGATGCACTCGATGCGCTGCTGCGCACGGCGCCAGGTGGCGCGCTGGTGCGGGACGGCGCGCTGGTGGTGCTCGCGGGCCCACCCAATGCCGGCAAGTCGTCGCTGTTCAATGCACTGCTGGGGCAATCGCGCGCCATCGTCACCGCGGTGCCCGGCACGACCCGTGATGCGATCGAAGCGCTGCTCGATCGCCGGCCCATGCCGCTCCGTCTCGTGGATACCGCGGGCTTGCGTGACACCGAGGATCCGGTCGAACGGCTCGGCATCGAGGTCAGCCACCGCTATCTGGCCGAAGCCCACGTGGTGCTGGCCTGTGGCGATCATCCGGACGACGTGATGCGCACGTTCGATGTCGTGCGGACGCGCACCACCGGCGCCGTGCTGGCCGTGCGGACCAAGTGGGATCTGCGGGAAGGCGACGGATGGGTGGGTCATCGCGACGCGCTGCGCGATGTGCTCTGCGTGAGCGCGGAAACGGGGGCTGGTCTTGCGGAACTGCTCGCGGCCATCGATCGCGCCATCCAGGATACGGCGCCGGTATCGACGACCGGCGACGTGGTGATCACCCGTGAGCGGCATCGTCATGGACTCACACGCGCCCGCGATGAGGTGACGGCGTTTCTCGAGGTGTGGTCCGCGCAGGCGTTGCCGGCTCCGGTTGCCGCGGTGCATCTTCTGAGCGCACGGGATGCCCTCGGTGAACTCATCGGCACGATCGACACTGAGGATGTGCTCGATCGGGTGTTCCGGGATTTTTGTATCGGGAAGTGACGCAGCGCATCTTGAGGAACGTCGTCCATGTCGCGCAAACAGCCAACGCCACGCTGACGATGCTGTATTGGCATGTCGGCCATCGTCTGCACGAGGAAGTTCTGAAAGACGGCAGGGCCGAGTACGGCGAGCAGATTTTGCCGACACTGTCGGCAAAATTGGTGCGGGACTACGGTCAGGGGTTCAGCGCCCGGAACCTGGCCCATATCCCCGATGTGAAGGTGTTACAAGCACAGCTGCATCGCGCCGTCGAATTGGCACGCGAACGGACAGCCGGACCAGCTTTGCCGCCTCCCGATGCACGCAACACCCCCCGACCGAAACCCGGGCGGAAAAAAGGGCGTGTCGATGACAACGAATGATCCAGGCGAAGAAGTGCAACCGCCGGCTGTACGAGCTGTGACTCAGCTCACCACCGTCAGCCGCGGTCGCTCCATCACCGGCTCCGCGGCGGCCAGCAATTCTTCCGCGCTGGCGCGCACCGACCAGGAGAATCCGCGCGCGTTGATGGCGGGTTCGACCATGCGCGCACCGAGGAAGTAGCCGGCGCGTTCGGGGAGCACCACCCGATCGACGGTGCGGGCTTCGTCGCTCATGCCGCCCGAGAGATACCGCAGACGGAGTCCGAGCGCGGCCCGATCGAAATCGCGGCTGGCGGCCCGCAGCAGCACGGGTTCGACTTCACGCGTGCGTGCGTACTGCCGGCGGGCAAAGCCGAAGTATTCCCACGTCGCATGACCGGGGCTCACGGCCCGCGAGACGTGCACGGCGAGACCCTCGTTCACGAGCAGTTCGCGCAGCGCGGCCTGACGCCCCGTCTCCCAGTACGAGTAATAACCGCCGGCGTCGTGCACGAGGTCGCGCATCGTGCTGCGGCTGGTGGGCGAGGTGTACCGCACGACGTGCGCGATTTCGTGCGCCAGCCACAGCGGGATCAGCTCGGGGTCGAGTCCCAGCCCCTGCGTGTCGGGGTTGGCCACACCGGTGAAGTGCTCGAGACACACGAAGGCCACGCCGCGGCCTTCCACGACCAGTTCACCCGCGTTGGCGGCGCCCACGCCCACCATGAGCACGATGTCGTAGCCCACGTCGATGTCGAGCAGCGTGCGGACTTTGTCTTCGGTGCCGCGGGCCAGCGCCACGATGTCCGTGGTGGCCAGCAGCGTGCGCAGATCGCTGCGGTCGGCGGCGATGGTGGCCCGCACCACTTCGTCGAAGTGGGGGCCCGACGGCTCGAGGACGTAGTTGTCCCAGTACGCCGTGAGCAGCGTGCGATGGCGCTCGAAATACGCGAGATACGCCGCGTGACGATCGTCGGCGTCGAGTACGGCGAGAAAATCGGGAACGAGATTGATCAACATCAACAACCCGGACTCGGGAAGCCGGCGCGATCGTGGAATACCGCGTACCACTCGCCGAACAGACGCGTGAAGAAGACGGGGCAAGATAGTCCGCAAAAGATGCCACAACAAGGCGCGGGTCCGATACCACGCGCATGGCCGGGGTTTCTACGGCGCTTTTGGGACACGGTGCGGTTCAACTTGCCCTCCGATCGTGCCGACACTCCACAACGAACCGGAAACCGTGCCGGTCGCCGCCGCGCCGGTACACACGCCAACGCGCAGTCGATCGCACCCACAGATCGCACCCGCAGATCGTACCGAATACGCTCCCGTCATGACGACTCTCGATCTCATTGACCTCACCTGCCCCGTCTGCGCGCGCGCGTTCCGCTCGCAAACGGTCGTGGCGACCAATGGACATGGCGGCAAGCGCACCGATTTCCACGAACGCGCCACGGGAATGCAACCGTTGCCGTATTTCGTCCATCTGTGCATCCAGTGCGGATATGCCGGCGTGACGCGCGATTTCAACGACGAGGTGGTGCTCAGCGATCTGCTGCGCGAATACGTCTGGGATGATCTCGCACCCGTGCTGCATCAGACGTTTCCGTCGGGCTCGCTCAAATACGAACATGCGGCCAAAGTGGCCGAATGGCAGGGGTATGAACCGCGTTATCTCGCCGATCTGTATCTGCGTGCGGCGTGGTGTTGCGTGGACGAGCAGGACACCGAGGCCGAGCGCTTCTTCCGTCGCAAAGCCGCCTGGCGCTTCATGGATGCCCTCGCTGCGTTCGACAATGTCGCGACGGACGAGCGGGCCGTGATCACGTATCTGGTGGGAGAACTCTGGCGCCGGATCGGCGACGAACGACAGGCCGCCGCATGGTTCGACCGCGTGATCACCGAAATCACCGATCCCGTCGAACAGAGCTGGGTGATGGCGACCGCGCACCAGCAGAAGACCGATCCGCGCGAATGGTTTTCCTGACCGGTCCGGACCGGCGCTGATCCGCGTGGTTCCTCGACGCGCCCGGATCAGTCCGTCGGGTTCAACCAGGTTCACCGCGTGCCGAACAACCGGTCGCCCGCGTCACCCAGACCGGGCAGGATGTACCCGTGTTCGTTGAGCTGGCGATCGAGCGAGGCGGCCAGAATGGGCACGTCGGGATGATCTTTCGACAACCGTGCCACACCTTCCCGTGCGGCCACGAGACAGAGAAACCGGATCCGCGACGCGCCCGCGCGCTTGAGTGAGGAAACGGCCGCCGAGGCACTGCCGCCGGTGGCGAGCATGGGATCGAGCAGCAGGAAATCCCGTTCGCTCACGTCGCCGGGCACCTTGAAGTAATAGTCCACCGGCTCGAGGGTGTCGTGATCGCGGTAGAGACCGATATGTCCCACGCGTGCCGACGGGATCAGGCGCAGAATGCCTTCCACCATGCCCAGTCCGGCACGCAGAATGGGCACCAGCGTGAGTTTCTTCCCGCGCACACTCCAGCCATTCGTGGTCTCGAGCGGTGTTTCCACCGGTATCGGTTCGAGCACCAGATCCCGGGTGGCTTCGTACGCCATCAGCATGGCGATCTCGTCCACGAGTTCCTTGAACTGCTTCGTGGGCGTGGCGCGGTCGCGCAGCAGCGTGAGCTTGTGACGCACCAGCGGGTGGTCTACGATGCTCAGCGTGGGAAAGTCGAGCGGGGAAGACATGAGGGGTGAAGGTAGCCCGTCCGATACGGTCCTCGCCATCGTGCATGCCGAGGGGCGCACCGCGACGGCTTTCCGCGCACTCGGCCGCGATATGACCGTGGTGTTCCCCGAACCGGGATCGTTCGTCGCCTATGCCGAGGTGCCCGGCGGGGTGGTGACCGCCGGAGAACCGGTGGGCCCACCGGAGCGGCTGGTGCCCGTCGTGGAGGCCTTCGCCGCGCAGTACACCCTGCAGGACATCGCGCGGCACACCGCACAGCACATCACGCAACACGCCGGCCTGCAACGCCGCCGCGTCACGTTCTTCGCCACCGAAGGACGACTCATGCAATCGCGCCGACTCGATCGCTGGTTGATCGGCGAGCAGCCGGTGTGGGATCCGCGGGAATGGGCGATGCATCTGCGCACCCATCGGTCGCTGCGCGAGCAGTTGCGTCGTGCGAAGGCCAAGGGCGTCGTCAGTCACCGGATCGACGCGGCGTGTGTGATGCAACCGGAATGGCGTGCGGCGTTCGACGCACTCATCCGACGCTGGCATGCCACGCGCAGCATGCCGGCCATGCGCTTTCTGGTAGACGTGGATCTGACGGCGGGTTGGCCGTGGCGCCGGACGTACGTGGCGATCCGTGACAATCGTCTGGCGGGGCTGCTGTCGATGGCACCCGTTCCGGCGCGCCGCGGATGGCTGCTGGAGCATCTGTTGCGCGATCCGGATGCGCCGAATGGCACGGCGGAGCTGCTGGTCGATCACGCCATGCGCGATCTGAGCGCCGAACATGCGCCGTGGGCGACACTGGGGCTCGCACCGTTGCACGGACCGATCGCGCCGTGGCTGACCACGGTACGTCGTCTGTCGCGCCCGCTGTTCAACTTCATGGGCCTCTCCGCCTTCAAACGCAAACTGCGGCCCACGTCGTGGGAACCGATCCTGATGGCCTGGCCCCGGGAGCAAGCCGGATGGCGGGCCCTGTGGGACAGTCTGCGGGCGTTTGCCGGTGGTCCGCTCTGGCGATTCGGCGTGCGCACGATCGGCCGCGGGCCCGCGCCATTGCTGCAGCTCCTGGAGTGGCTCCTCATTCCGTGGACGCTGTTGCTGGCGTTCGCGCCCACGTCACCGTGGTTTCCATCTCCGCACGTGCACGCAGCGTGGGTGGTGTTCGACGCGGCGCTGGTGCTGGCTCTGCGTCGCCTGCGTCTGGAGTCGTCGCGACGTGGCGTGGAGGCACGGCGCCGTGCGGCCCAGCTCGCCACCGGGCTCGCCCTGGCGGTGTCGGGCGACGCCATGCTCACCATGACGGAAGCGTTGGTGTGGAATGTGCCGCACCGGCTGGGGCCGGGAGGCTGGACCCTGCTGCTGGTGGCCTGTCTCGCGCCGGCGCTCACGGCGCCGGTGTTGTGGGGCGCGTCGCGCCGCCTGAGAATCCTGGCCACGATGCCGCCGACCTGTCCGGCGCCGGAGCCGACCCCGTAGCTTGCGGGGATGAGCACCAACGATCCCTCTCCGTCGTTCACCCCGCCGCGTCCCTTGCGGCGCATCGGCATCTACTGCGCGTCGAACGAAGGTGCGCGGCCCGTGTATGTGGACGCGGCACGACGAGTGGGTGCACTCGTGGCGCGCCGCGGACTCGGGATCGTGTATGGCGGAGGACGCACGGGACTCATGGGCGCGGTGGCCGATGCCGCGCTCGAGGCCGGTGGCGAGGTCATCGGTGTCATGCCCCATGGTCTCGTGGAGCGGGAAGTCGCGCACACCGGCCTCACCGCGCTGCGGGTGGTCGACTCGATGCATGAGCGCAAAGCCATGATGGCCGAACTGGCCGATGCGTTCCTGGTGCTTCCCGGCGGCATCGGCACGTTCGAAGAATTTTTCGAGACCTGGAGCTGGGCGCAGCTCGGCGTGCATCGCAAGCCCATCGGTCTCCTGGACGTGGAAGCGTTCTGGCATCCGCTGCAGGCGTTGCTCGACCAGGTGGAGCAGGAAGGATTTCTGCGCGGCACGCCCCGATACTGGCTGCAGCAGCATCACGATCCCGAAGCGTTGCTTTCGCTGCTGGAGACGTTCGAGGCGCCTGTCGCCCGTCGCTGGCTGCGGCTGGGCGAGACCTGAGAACGGCAGCCCGGGCTCCGGGTTCAAGGGGGAGCAGGGGGAGTGCGGCAGGCAGCCCCGGAATTTCCCGACGCGCCGAAAATTTATTTCACGGAACGGCCGGATTCATACGATGTGCGTATTGGTGCCGGCAATGAAACAGCATGTGTATGCAGTCCGGGGAAATCGTTTATGACGGTCCGTCCACGACAGTGACGGAGCCTACACTTCGCGCGCGGCTCATGCATGAAAGTCATGCCGACGGTGCGCTGTGTCACGGTACACAGGTTGTGTAACGGTTTATACTGCTCCTGTTCGAGGAAGCGCCGGCGAGGGCGCGTGAATTTTCGAAGGAGAGGGTACGATGACGGACATGGGCCGACGCGGGTTCATGCGGTGGTGGCAGGTCATAGCGACATGGTTTTCGGCGCATCGTGCCGAATCGATCGCGACATGGCCGCGCCAGCGCGATTGGTAAAAGAAGGCGGTGCACCGATCGACGTGGCCGTGTGTCACGACGAGCACGGGCATTACACCGTGACGTGATCGGGGTTGTGGGGTAGGATTTGGCATACCGCCGTTGGCGCGTGCCGGATCGTTTTCCCCAGCCATCGCTGTCCATGCACATTGAATTCTCGGGAGCCGCCCAGGAAGTCACCGGCTCCTGTCATATCCTCCGCGTCGGCCAGCGGACCGTCCTGTTGGACTGTGGCATGTTCCAGGGCAAGCGCAGCGAATCGCGCGCCAAGAACATGCGTCTGCCGCTCCCGGTCGAAGAGATCGACGCCATCGTGCTGTCGCACGCGCACATCGATCACGCCGGCCGCCTGCCCTACCTGGTCGCGCAGGGCTACAAGAACAGCATCTGGGCCACGTCGGCCACGCGCGATCTCTGCGCCATCATGCTCGCCGATTCGGCGCACATCCAGGAAAAGGACGCCGACTATCTCGCGCGCCACCGGGACGAGCACATCGAGCCGCTCTATCGCGTGGAAGACGCCACGCGCACGCTCGAACGCATGATCGGCATGCCGTACCACAAATGGTTCGATGTCACCGACGGTGTGCGAGCCATGTTCACCGATGCCGGCCACATCCTCGGCAGCGCTTCCGTCACGCTGGAACTGCGCGAAGGCGATACGTTCCGGCGCCTCGTGTTTTCGGGCGACATCGGCCGCAACGGGCTGGCCATCATCCGCGATCCCGAACCGCCGACCACGGGCGCGGATGTCGTCATCTGTGAAAGCACGTACGGCAACCGCGATCATGAATCCGTGGACGGGGCGAAGGAGCAACTGGCGCGGGTGGTGCGCGAAACGGCCGCGCGCGGCGGCCGGGTGCTCATTCCCGCGTTCGCCGTGGGGCGTACGCAGGAACTGGTGTACGATCTGCACAGTCTGCGTCGGGAGGGAAAGATCCCGGCCATTCCGATCTTCATCGATTCGCCGCTGGCCACCGATGCGACGTCGGTTTTTGCGATGCACCCCGAAGTGTTCGATCACAGCGAGGATCTCATCCGGCGCACGAGCGATCTCTTCGAATTCCCGATGGTGACGTTCACGCGCGATGTCGCCGAATCGAAGCGGCTGAACACGCTGCATGGACCGATGATCGTGATCGCGGCGTCGGGCATGGCCGAATCCGGACGCATTCTGCATCATCTGCAGTACGGCGCGAGCGATCCCCGCAACACCATTCTCATCGTCGGATTCCAGGCCGAACACACGCTCGGCCGGCGCATCGTGGAGCGTCGTGAGAACCTGCGCATCTTCGGTGAAGACGTGCCATTGGCCGCGCAGGTGGAAGTGTTGCTGGGCTACAGTGCACACGCCGATCGCGGCGAGCTGCTGCGCTGGGTGGAAGCGGTGCGCGCCGCGGGGAAAGCCGATGGCCGGAGCGATCCCGCGGTGTATCTGGTGCACGGGGAAACGGAGGCGCAGCAGGCGTTCGCCGAACGTCTGCGCGGGGACGGATTCCGTGTCGAGATCCCCGCACCAGGGACGATCGCTCCGCTCTGACGCACCACGTCGAGGTGGGATTTCACGTTTCCGAGAACGGCGTGGTGCCGCATGCCCCACGCCGTGCCGGCAGCTCCAGTACCGGAAGCGAGGGCATCGAATAGTTTCGCCTGATGGCCCGCGCGCGTCGCTTTTCCTATCGCCAACTCATCGCCAGCACGCTGGTCGGCGCCTTCATGGCGTGGCTGCTGTGTCTCGGGGCGATCGTGTACTGGTCGAGAGGATCGGCGGCAGGTCCCGCCGACGCCATCGTCGTGCTGGGCGCGGCGCAGTATGGCGGTCGCCCCTCACCCGTGCTGCGCGCGCGTCTCGATCATGCGCTGGAACTGTGGCGTGCCGACCGTGCCCCATGGATGGTGCTCACCGGTGGCCGGCGTCCGGGCGATCTGATCAGCGAAGCCGCGGCGGGCCGACGCTATCTCGTGCGTCGTGGTGTGCCCAATCAGACGATCATGCTCGAGCCGGCCGGCCGGACATCGTTGGCGTCGATGCAGGGCGCATCGGCGCTGCTGCTCGCGCTGCGGGATTCACTGACGTCGGCACCCCCGCCGAAGGGAAAACCCGCCCGCGCGCCACTCGCCGACCGTCCGCGGGTGCTGCTGGTGAGCGATCCGTTTCATATGCTGCGTCTCGATCTGCTGGCCCGCCTGCACGGGTTGCAGCCGATGCCGTCACCGACGCGCACCAGTCCCATTTCGGCCAATCGCGCGGTGCTCGAATACATGGTGCGCGAGTCGATCGCGTTGCCGACCGATCTCGCGCTCATGTTGTGGCTCAAACTGACCGGTCGACAGATCGTCGACGGGTGACGCCGGGCACCGCCGACCTTCGACGATTGTCGGTGGGTTGTCAGTGGGTTGTCGGCAGGTTCAGCGACTGCGTGCCGCGGCCCGCACGAGTGTGCGGGCACCGCCGGGCGTGACCTCGTACAGCGGCAGGTCGGCGATGTCGTTGTGCAGGGTGGTCACCTCGCTCTCGATGTACGGAAATGCGTATCGCAGCTGTGCGGTGAGAGAGTACGGATCGGCCGCGTTCAGATTCACGGTGTAGCCGAGGTCCTGCAGGGAACCGATCGTGAGTCGACTGAGCGGATTGGTGACGTTGCGATTGAGGAAGCCGGTCATGAGCTCGCGCAGCAGGACCGTCTCCCGCCAGTGGCTGTCGCGCGTGCCGACACCACCGGAGTTTTCCACCGGGACGGGATTCCCGCTGTAGACGAGGGTGTTGATGGCCGCAAAACCGGCACGTCCGGCGGTGCCCTGGAAGTACGGGTCGGCGCCACCCTTACCCACGAGCAGGTTGCGGTCGTAATTCCAGAGCGTGCCGATGCCGAGCACGTGGCCCATCTCGTGCAGAATCACCTCGGTGAAACTGCCATTGGCGATGAGCATGGCCATATCGTCCTTGTCGAACTCCATGATCCCCACGGCCGACAGACGCGATCCCGAATTCAAATAACAGGGACCGGCCTGGCCGAGGATGTTGCCCGGACCATCGATGGTGTCGATGCGCGCGAAGATCACGACATCGTTGACGACCTCGTTCATGGCCGGCATCCAGTCGGTGCAGCTTCCGGCGGGAACATTCATGCGCGTGTTGTGCATGTCGCCGATGATGATGCTGCGCCACCGTTCGGCGGCCTTGCTGAAGGCTTCACGCACGATGGTGCTGCCACCTTCACCGACGAAACGCACATCGATGTCGAAGAGCGAATTCACGGCGCGCGCGGTGAACGTCACCGAGGCACTGGGCAGCATGGAACTGGTGGCCGTGAGGGTCTGTGTGGCCGCCGCCCCGATCGTCCAGCTGCCCACGAACGCCGACCCGGTGGCCAGATCGGTGGCGGTGGTGGCGCCTGTCACCGTTCCCGATGACGGCCCCGGCGTGAACGTCACCGGAACGTTGCCGACGGGATTGCCGAAGGCGTCGACGGCGCGCACGCCGGGCCTGACGGAGACGGCGGCGTTGGCCACCGCTTCCTGGTCATCTCCGGCGATCTTGGTGAGCGACGCGGCGGGGCCGGCGAGGGCGGTGGCACCGAAGACGATGTTTTCGATACCCGACGTGGATGCGGTGACGATTTGCTGACCGGCGGCGGTGCCCAGGCGCCAGGCGGCGACCGAGGCCACGCCCTGCGCGTTGGAGGTCGGCTGATTGCCGGTCAGCGTGCCACCGCCCAGTGTCACCGAGAACACGACGGACACGTTGGGAACCGGATTGCCGTACTGATCTTCGGTGCGCACCGAGGGAGGGGTCGCCACCGCCGTGTTCACTTCCGCGCTCTGCACGTCGGGGCTGACACGGGTGAACTTCGCCAGCGGACCGGGAGCGGCGGTCGCCGTGAACGTGACCGGTGTGATGCCGTCGGCGGACGCCTGCAGCGTCTGCTCACCGGACGTGGTGCCCAGTGTCCATCCACCCGACGAGGCTTCGCCCGATGCGGTGGTGCGGACGGAGTCGTTGACGACCTTGCCGCCACCGCTGGTGACCTTCCAGCGCACGAGCACGTTGCGGATGCCCTTGCCCTTGGCATCGGTGATGCGCACGGACGGTGCCGTGCCGACGGTGGTGGCCACCGTGGCGCCCACCGTCAGGTTGCCGACGGGCAGGGCATCGGTCGGGACCTGGGGATCGTCACCGCACGCGGCCAGTCCGGTGAGGAGCAACAGCGTGACACAGCGCATCCTGGAGCGCATCAAAAAATCGGAAAGAGGAGACCCGGGTTCCGTACGGGGTTTCTGTACGGGGTTCCGGGTTGCATGACCAACCCTGAATATTGACCCATGCACATCCCTGTCGAGAGCTATCGCCTCCCGAACGGCTTGCATGTGGTGCTCTCCGAGGACCATACCGCACCGATCGTCGCCGTCAATCTGTGGTATCACGTGGGCTCCGCCAACGAGCGGTTGGAGCGCACCGGGTTTGCCCATCTCTTCGAGCACATGCTGTTCCAGGGATCGGCCAACGTGGAAGCCAACGAACATTTTGAGCTGGTGCAGCGCGCCGGTGGCACGTTGAACGGCTCCACCTGGCTGGACCGGACGAACTACTACGAAACCCTGCCCTCGCATCAACTGGCGCTGGCGTTGTGGCTCGAAGCCGACCGCATGGGCCGCATGCTGCCGGCGATGACGCAGCAGAAGCTCGATACGCAACGGGATGTCGTGAAGAACGAACGACGCTGGACGGTGGACAATCAACCCTACGGCTCGTGGTGGGAACGTCTGCCGGCCCTCGCCTTTCCCGAGACGCATCCGTTCCATCATTCGCTCATCGGTTCGATGGAGCATCTCACCGATGCTTCCCTCGACGACGTCGCCGAGT comes from Gemmatimonas aurantiaca and encodes:
- a CDS encoding DUF1016 N-terminal domain-containing protein encodes the protein MTQRILRNVVHVAQTANATLTMLYWHVGHRLHEEVLKDGRAEYGEQILPTLSAKLVRDYGQGFSARNLAHIPDVKVLQAQLHRAVELARERTAGPALPPPDARNTPRPKPGRKKGRVDDNE
- the upp gene encoding uracil phosphoribosyltransferase codes for the protein MSSPLDFPTLSIVDHPLVRHKLTLLRDRATPTKQFKELVDEIAMLMAYEATRDLVLEPIPVETPLETTNGWSVRGKKLTLVPILRAGLGMVEGILRLIPSARVGHIGLYRDHDTLEPVDYYFKVPGDVSERDFLLLDPMLATGGSASAAVSSLKRAGASRIRFLCLVAAREGVARLSKDHPDVPILAASLDRQLNEHGYILPGLGDAGDRLFGTR
- a CDS encoding TIGR00730 family Rossman fold protein; its protein translation is MSTNDPSPSFTPPRPLRRIGIYCASNEGARPVYVDAARRVGALVARRGLGIVYGGGRTGLMGAVADAALEAGGEVIGVMPHGLVEREVAHTGLTALRVVDSMHERKAMMAELADAFLVLPGGIGTFEEFFETWSWAQLGVHRKPIGLLDVEAFWHPLQALLDQVEQEGFLRGTPRYWLQQHHDPEALLSLLETFEAPVARRWLRLGET
- a CDS encoding MBL fold metallo-hydrolase, producing the protein MHIEFSGAAQEVTGSCHILRVGQRTVLLDCGMFQGKRSESRAKNMRLPLPVEEIDAIVLSHAHIDHAGRLPYLVAQGYKNSIWATSATRDLCAIMLADSAHIQEKDADYLARHRDEHIEPLYRVEDATRTLERMIGMPYHKWFDVTDGVRAMFTDAGHILGSASVTLELREGDTFRRLVFSGDIGRNGLAIIRDPEPPTTGADVVICESTYGNRDHESVDGAKEQLARVVRETAARGGRVLIPAFAVGRTQELVYDLHSLRREGKIPAIPIFIDSPLATDATSVFAMHPEVFDHSEDLIRRTSDLFEFPMVTFTRDVAESKRLNTLHGPMIVIAASGMAESGRILHHLQYGASDPRNTILIVGFQAEHTLGRRIVERRENLRIFGEDVPLAAQVEVLLGYSAHADRGELLRWVEAVRAAGKADGRSDPAVYLVHGETEAQQAFAERLRGDGFRVEIPAPGTIAPL
- the mnmE gene encoding tRNA uridine-5-carboxymethylaminomethyl(34) synthesis GTPase MnmE, whose product is MRREHTTDDTRTMSQDGSTSHFTSLLPGDDDTIVALATAPGRGAVALIRLSGARAVIIARALGAYASGQPEARHALRAMLHDPHTHEPLDDVLVTWFAPPRSYTGEEVVEITTHGGTIAPSRVQAACIAAGARPALPGEFTRRAVLNGRLDLLQAEAVADIIDARTSAMQEQALAQLDGGLSRRLLALREDVVHLEALIAYDIDFPEEDDGPIARSRVTDAARSLRDALDALLRTAPGGALVRDGALVVLAGPPNAGKSSLFNALLGQSRAIVTAVPGTTRDAIEALLDRRPMPLRLVDTAGLRDTEDPVERLGIEVSHRYLAEAHVVLACGDHPDDVMRTFDVVRTRTTGAVLAVRTKWDLREGDGWVGHRDALRDVLCVSAETGAGLAELLAAIDRAIQDTAPVSTTGDVVITRERHRHGLTRARDEVTAFLEVWSAQALPAPVAAVHLLSARDALGELIGTIDTEDVLDRVFRDFCIGK
- a CDS encoding DUF2225 domain-containing protein, translated to MTTLDLIDLTCPVCARAFRSQTVVATNGHGGKRTDFHERATGMQPLPYFVHLCIQCGYAGVTRDFNDEVVLSDLLREYVWDDLAPVLHQTFPSGSLKYEHAAKVAEWQGYEPRYLADLYLRAAWCCVDEQDTEAERFFRRKAAWRFMDALAAFDNVATDERAVITYLVGELWRRIGDERQAAAWFDRVITEITDPVEQSWVMATAHQQKTDPREWFS
- a CDS encoding YdcF family protein; this encodes MARARRFSYRQLIASTLVGAFMAWLLCLGAIVYWSRGSAAGPADAIVVLGAAQYGGRPSPVLRARLDHALELWRADRAPWMVLTGGRRPGDLISEAAAGRRYLVRRGVPNQTIMLEPAGRTSLASMQGASALLLALRDSLTSAPPPKGKPARAPLADRPRVLLVSDPFHMLRLDLLARLHGLQPMPSPTRTSPISANRAVLEYMVRESIALPTDLALMLWLKLTGRQIVDG
- a CDS encoding DUF2156 domain-containing protein, with translation MRGEGSPSDTVLAIVHAEGRTATAFRALGRDMTVVFPEPGSFVAYAEVPGGVVTAGEPVGPPERLVPVVEAFAAQYTLQDIARHTAQHITQHAGLQRRRVTFFATEGRLMQSRRLDRWLIGEQPVWDPREWAMHLRTHRSLREQLRRAKAKGVVSHRIDAACVMQPEWRAAFDALIRRWHATRSMPAMRFLVDVDLTAGWPWRRTYVAIRDNRLAGLLSMAPVPARRGWLLEHLLRDPDAPNGTAELLVDHAMRDLSAEHAPWATLGLAPLHGPIAPWLTTVRRLSRPLFNFMGLSAFKRKLRPTSWEPILMAWPREQAGWRALWDSLRAFAGGPLWRFGVRTIGRGPAPLLQLLEWLLIPWTLLLAFAPTSPWFPSPHVHAAWVVFDAALVLALRRLRLESSRRGVEARRRAAQLATGLALAVSGDAMLTMTEALVWNVPHRLGPGGWTLLLVACLAPALTAPVLWGASRRLRILATMPPTCPAPEPTP